The segment TGTCCGGCGTGGGCGCGGTCTCACCCGCCGGGCTGGGCGTGCACGCGCTGTGGCGCGCCATCGAGGACCGCAGGGTGCTCACCGGGCCGGTGACGCGCTACGACCTGTCCAGGTACCCCACCCAGCGGGCCGCCGAGGTGCCACCCGGCGCGGTGGCGGCGCTCGACTCGCTGGTACCGCCGCACGAGTCGCTCGCCGCCCGCTACCTGGCCGCGGCGACGCTGGAGGCGCTCGGCGACGCGGGCCTGCCGGCGCACCGGCGGCGCGGGCGGCTGGGCCTCTTCGTGGGCACGGTGATGGGCACCCGGCCCGTGCTCGACCGCGCGATCGGGCGCGGGCCGCTCGGCGTGCCCGACCGCACCTTTGCCCGCCCCGAAGAACTGCTCACGGCCGTCCGGCGGGTGGTCACAGTGGACGGTCCCGCCGTGCTCCTCGCGCCCGGCTGCTCGGCCGGCAACGAGGCCATCGCCGCCGGCGCCGCCGCGGTCGCGTCCGGCGAGGTCGACGTCGCGGTCTGCGGCGGCGCGGACGAGCTGTCGCTGGAGGTGTTCGCGTTCTTCACGTCGATGCGCGCGCTCGCCGCCGACACGATCCGGCCGTTCGACGCCGGGCGCAAGGGCACGATGCCCGGCGAGGGCGCGGCCGTGCTCGTGCTCGAACGG is part of the Phytohabitans houttuyneae genome and harbors:
- a CDS encoding beta-ketoacyl synthase N-terminal-like domain-containing protein, coding for MDRDSVAVSGVGAVSPAGLGVHALWRAIEDRRVLTGPVTRYDLSRYPTQRAAEVPPGAVAALDSLVPPHESLAARYLAAATLEALGDAGLPAHRRRGRLGLFVGTVMGTRPVLDRAIGRGPLGVPDRTFARPEELLTAVRRVVTVDGPAVLLAPGCSAGNEAIAAGAAAVASGEVDVAVCGGADELSLEVFAFFTSMRALAADTIRPFDAGRKGTMPGEGAAVLVLERAERIAGRGRAPLAHVLSTASAADAHNLTQPHPDGAGLIATIQTCLDRARVEPDDVDWVCAHGTGTPANDGVEARAVAKALGGRRRPVLSSVKGQLGHAEGAAAVLEAVIGVRAIAHGLVPGNVTLADPDPECGGVDLVEPAGRRGPVGRVLSQAYGFGGAVCTVLLGKGAPDAR